The Paenibacillus uliginis N3/975 genome has a window encoding:
- a CDS encoding FAD-binding oxidoreductase: MFEQLKANVNGRLIVPGEEGYNERRKVWNTSVDKHPAAILVCKAVSDVVAAVKFAKEKGFTVSIRGGGHHVAGTAVCDHGIMIDLSDMRKVTVDTKRHIAIVEAGATLGEVDAETQKFGLATPTGTVTETGIAGLALCGGIGYLRGKYGLTSDNIVSAHIVTAEGEAIQVSEQEHPDLYWAIRGGGGNFGVVTSFEFQLYPIGPEVLAIDVMYDYKDAKQVLHNAQAFLRTAPDEVSFNMMTVQMPAAPGVPESLHNKRVIIIAGLYSGDKADGEKAVQPLRELAQPISDNTGIVRYTELQSRFDQVAPKDVPVYGSSLFVKELNDETIDALLGKLEQLPRPSVLVQFWECHGRMNRVSPDATAFAVRDASFLLLFDIDFPMEEAKQCKEWIDSVYEAMLPYSLRSTSYLNTVQADRQITKDTYGDNYEKLATLKQKYDPTNLFRHNHNIEPQV, translated from the coding sequence TTGTTCGAGCAATTAAAGGCTAATGTGAACGGACGTCTCATTGTACCGGGCGAGGAAGGCTACAACGAAAGACGAAAGGTTTGGAACACCTCCGTAGATAAACATCCGGCGGCGATTTTGGTTTGCAAAGCCGTTTCCGATGTTGTCGCTGCCGTAAAATTTGCTAAAGAAAAGGGCTTCACGGTATCGATCCGTGGCGGCGGTCATCACGTGGCCGGAACGGCGGTATGCGATCACGGCATCATGATAGATTTATCCGATATGCGTAAGGTGACCGTCGATACAAAGCGACACATCGCGATTGTAGAAGCCGGAGCAACGTTGGGCGAAGTTGATGCGGAAACGCAAAAGTTCGGCTTGGCGACGCCAACGGGAACCGTTACGGAAACGGGCATCGCCGGACTCGCTTTATGCGGCGGGATCGGTTACTTGAGAGGTAAATACGGCTTAACGAGCGACAATATCGTATCGGCCCATATCGTTACGGCCGAAGGCGAAGCGATTCAGGTCAGCGAACAGGAACATCCCGATCTGTATTGGGCTATACGTGGTGGCGGAGGCAACTTCGGTGTTGTCACCTCATTTGAATTTCAATTGTATCCGATTGGACCTGAAGTTCTGGCGATTGACGTCATGTACGATTACAAGGATGCAAAACAAGTTTTGCATAATGCGCAAGCTTTTTTACGAACAGCTCCCGACGAAGTGTCGTTTAATATGATGACCGTTCAAATGCCTGCCGCTCCGGGTGTACCCGAGTCGTTGCACAATAAACGAGTCATTATTATAGCCGGTTTGTACTCAGGTGATAAAGCCGATGGAGAAAAAGCCGTTCAACCACTGCGCGAATTGGCTCAACCGATCTCGGATAACACAGGTATCGTCCGATATACGGAGCTGCAATCGAGATTTGACCAGGTGGCTCCAAAGGATGTCCCTGTTTATGGGTCATCGCTGTTTGTTAAAGAGTTAAACGATGAAACGATTGACGCCCTGCTGGGTAAATTGGAGCAATTACCAAGACCGTCCGTATTGGTTCAATTCTGGGAATGCCACGGCCGAATGAATCGCGTGTCTCCAGACGCAACGGCGTTTGCCGTTCGGGATGCATCATTCCTTCTCTTATTCGACATCGATTTTCCAATGGAAGAAGCGAAGCAGTGCAAGGAATGGATTGATTCCGTTTATGAGGCGATGCTGCCATATTCACTTCGCAGCACGTCCTATCTGAATACCGTTCAGGCCGATCGCCAAATTACCAAAGATACATACGGGGACAATTACGAAAAATTGGCGACCCTCAAGCAGAAATACGACCCAACCAACCTGTTCCGGCATAATCATAATATTGAACCGCAAGTTTAG
- a CDS encoding HesB/YadR/YfhF family protein, producing the protein MKIIVTDAAVDCFKKDWEYSIGDYVRIYVRYSGGGEDAFAFGITRDEPRYPAISNVYGGITFFIEENDLWYLDGRDLTIDCFHEDIVFARG; encoded by the coding sequence TTGAAGATTATCGTTACGGATGCAGCAGTGGATTGCTTCAAGAAGGACTGGGAATATTCCATAGGAGACTATGTACGTATATATGTCCGGTATAGTGGCGGTGGGGAAGATGCATTCGCATTTGGCATTACGAGAGACGAGCCACGTTATCCCGCAATATCGAATGTTTATGGCGGTATTACATTTTTTATCGAGGAAAATGATTTATGGTATTTGGATGGCCGCGATCTGACAATCGATTGCTTCCATGAGGATATTGTATTTGCCCGGGGGTGA
- a CDS encoding HesB/IscA family protein, whose product MIHISEVATDKIVDMLKDIGGDQYFLRLGVSEDGCSGLSYSISFDDSLEEGDQVIGWGGFQVAIDYASEQFLEGVQIDYKETGMTGGFTIDNPNAKFTCGCGASFRTATYRGKAKKCD is encoded by the coding sequence ATGATTCATATTAGCGAAGTAGCAACAGATAAGATCGTCGACATGTTAAAGGACATCGGCGGGGATCAATATTTTTTGCGTCTTGGCGTAAGCGAAGACGGTTGCAGCGGTTTGTCGTACAGTATCAGCTTTGACGATTCGCTGGAAGAGGGAGATCAGGTCATTGGATGGGGGGGATTTCAGGTTGCTATCGATTATGCTAGCGAACAGTTCCTTGAAGGTGTACAAATCGATTACAAGGAAACGGGTATGACCGGAGGTTTTACGATCGACAACCCCAATGCCAAATTTACATGCGGCTGCGGAGCCAGCTTTCGGACTGCCACTTACCGGGGCAAAGCGAAAAAATGCGATTGA
- a CDS encoding helix-turn-helix transcriptional regulator: MQPKADLSTRETILHLLKTNDELSAKELTDRLNITSMAVRRHIDALERDGFIESRIIRQPMGRPTAAYHLTERANVLFPNKYHAVALDLLDELVKESGENMVERLFERRKETLYKKYTSLMEDKDFQDKVSELANIQNENGYMVELKKTSDDEYVFIEHNCPISQIANQYNHACQCELRLFESLLDADITRPECLTKGDKKCVYRIRRRNLQS, translated from the coding sequence TTGCAACCTAAAGCCGATTTATCGACTCGTGAAACGATATTACATCTGCTAAAAACAAATGACGAGCTTAGCGCTAAAGAACTTACGGATCGCCTGAACATTACGTCCATGGCCGTCCGCCGCCATATCGACGCACTGGAACGCGACGGATTCATTGAATCGAGAATTATTCGGCAGCCGATGGGAAGACCAACTGCCGCATACCATTTGACAGAACGCGCCAATGTGCTGTTTCCGAATAAATATCACGCCGTTGCCCTCGACTTGCTCGACGAGCTGGTGAAGGAATCGGGCGAAAATATGGTCGAGAGATTGTTTGAACGTCGTAAGGAAACGTTATACAAAAAGTATACCAGCTTAATGGAAGACAAAGATTTTCAAGACAAAGTATCTGAACTTGCCAATATTCAGAACGAAAATGGCTACATGGTTGAATTGAAGAAAACAAGCGATGACGAATATGTTTTTATCGAGCACAACTGTCCGATCTCCCAAATCGCCAATCAATACAACCATGCCTGCCAATGTGAATTGCGGTTGTTCGAATCTTTACTGGATGCGGATATTACTCGTCCAGAATGCCTAACCAAAGGCGATAAAAAATGCGTATATCGAATACGGCGACGAAACCTCCAATCCTAG
- a CDS encoding superoxide dismutase: MAHQLPTLSYPANALEPYIDEQTMLIHHGRHHHTYITNLNTALNKYPELQSKSVDALIQKLELVPEDIRTAVRNNGGGHANHSLFWKTIGPDGGGQPGGALAEAIHQQLGGFEAFKAEFAKAAAARFGSGWAWLSLDKREKLKISSLPNQDSPLMGGLTPLLGLDVWEHAYYLKYQNKRVDYVAAFWNIVNWSEVERLYEAAKK, from the coding sequence ATGGCACACCAATTACCGACATTGTCTTACCCTGCAAACGCGCTGGAGCCGTACATTGATGAGCAAACGATGCTCATTCATCATGGCCGCCACCACCACACCTACATAACAAACTTGAATACAGCGCTGAATAAATATCCTGAGCTTCAGAGCAAAAGCGTCGATGCTCTTATTCAAAAGCTGGAGCTCGTTCCCGAGGACATTCGTACTGCTGTGCGAAATAACGGAGGCGGGCATGCCAACCATTCGTTGTTCTGGAAAACGATTGGACCTGATGGGGGCGGGCAGCCTGGTGGCGCGCTGGCCGAAGCGATCCATCAACAATTAGGCGGCTTCGAAGCATTCAAGGCGGAGTTTGCAAAAGCGGCTGCGGCACGTTTTGGATCCGGCTGGGCTTGGCTCAGCTTGGACAAACGCGAAAAACTCAAAATCTCTAGTTTGCCGAACCAGGACAGTCCTTTAATGGGCGGACTTACGCCATTGTTAGGATTGGACGTATGGGAACATGCTTATTACCTCAAATATCAAAACAAACGAGTTGATTACGTTGCGGCATTCTGGAACATCGTCAACTGGAGCGAAGTAGAACGGCTTTATGAAGCAGCAAAAAAATAA
- a CDS encoding indolepyruvate ferredoxin oxidoreductase subunit alpha gives MSFVITADCIDEKAGECLEVCPVDCIEEGHDQYYINPRICIDCGACEVACPVGAIAWEDELREDEKIYLEKAIQFFKNH, from the coding sequence ATGTCATTTGTAATTACCGCTGACTGTATCGATGAAAAAGCTGGTGAATGCCTGGAGGTATGTCCGGTAGATTGTATTGAAGAAGGTCATGATCAATATTACATCAATCCCCGTATTTGCATCGATTGCGGCGCGTGCGAAGTGGCATGCCCCGTAGGCGCGATTGCCTGGGAAGATGAATTGAGGGAAGACGAAAAAATATACCTCGAGAAAGCAATCCAATTTTTTAAGAATCATTAA
- a CDS encoding DJ-1/PfpI family protein, with the protein MEIAIMLYDGITSLDAIGPYEVFAATQKCKVKFVAKKKGLIKLDSKMGCLHADYSFSEVTSADILVVPGCSPPNYKNPMNDEETLNWIRQIHETTKWTTSVCTGSLILSAAGLLNGAPATSHWGSFDLLQSLGAIPTDERVVRHGKIVTAAGVSSGIDMALQLVAWELGEDMGKGVQLILEYDPQPPFDTGSTKKAPASLVEPIRGMLQEFSKREPNI; encoded by the coding sequence ATGGAAATCGCAATCATGCTTTACGATGGAATCACATCATTAGATGCAATTGGTCCCTATGAAGTATTTGCTGCTACACAGAAATGTAAAGTGAAGTTTGTTGCCAAGAAAAAAGGGTTAATCAAACTGGACTCAAAAATGGGTTGTTTGCATGCTGATTACAGCTTTTCTGAAGTTACTTCAGCTGATATTCTTGTCGTTCCTGGTTGCAGTCCTCCAAATTATAAAAATCCAATGAATGATGAAGAAACGTTGAATTGGATTCGCCAAATACATGAGACCACGAAATGGACTACGTCGGTTTGTACCGGCTCTCTGATTTTGAGCGCCGCAGGCTTGTTGAATGGAGCCCCTGCAACCAGTCATTGGGGATCCTTCGACCTGCTCCAGTCTCTTGGAGCCATTCCAACAGATGAGAGAGTGGTTCGCCATGGCAAAATTGTAACAGCAGCCGGTGTCTCCTCTGGTATCGACATGGCACTTCAATTAGTAGCATGGGAATTAGGGGAAGATATGGGCAAAGGAGTCCAGTTGATTTTGGAATACGATCCTCAGCCTCCGTTTGATACGGGTTCAACAAAGAAAGCGCCGGCGTCATTGGTAGAACCGATAAGAGGAATGCTTCAAGAGTTTTCAAAGCGAGAGCCCAATATTTAA
- a CDS encoding phosphotransferase-like protein has protein sequence MTFYIGVHCPIDELERRERERKDRPIGLARAQIEIVHKHSRYDLEVNTKKNSIIECASMIKEFVSNTYQHCIEDLLMLGFTVCFIKQNSKILLLNRGFPAWMGNWNGKSLSG, from the coding sequence TTGACATTCTATATCGGCGTACATTGTCCTATTGACGAACTCGAACGAAGAGAACGAGAAAGAAAAGACAGACCGATAGGATTAGCCAGAGCACAAATTGAGATTGTACATAAACATAGCAGATATGATCTAGAAGTGAATACGAAAAAAAACTCAATCATTGAGTGTGCAAGTATGATTAAAGAATTTGTGAGTAATACATATCAGCATTGTATTGAGGATTTATTAATGCTAGGGTTTACCGTTTGTTTTATTAAGCAAAACTCTAAGATTTTATTATTAAATCGTGGATTTCCTGCTTGGATGGGCAACTGGAATGGAAAGAGTTTGAGTGGATAG
- a CDS encoding IS5 family transposase (programmed frameshift) — protein MKRRYEIHDDQWELIKDVLPAERKKQGGRPAKNNRTMLNAMLWIARTGAPWRDLPEYYGPWKSVYTRFRRWQMSGVWERVLEQISIEPDFENVMIDATIVRVHQHGAGAKGGKQFQAIGRSRGGLTTKIHAIVDALGNPLRFELTGGQNHDCVTGYDMLKCMELAGANVLADRAYDTNDILDFLHEQQAQPVIPSKKSRKIQRECDWWLYKERHEIECFFNKIKHYRRIATRFDKLACTFRAFLTLASIMVWLA, from the exons ATGAAGAGACGATACGAAATACATGACGATCAGTGGGAACTTATCAAAGACGTGTTGCCAGCCGAACGAAAGAAACAAGGAGGACGACCTGCAAAAAATAACCGGACCATGCTCAATGCCATGCTCTGGATTGCTAGAACCGGCGCGCCTTGGCGCGATTTACCGGAGTATTATGGTCCCTGGAAATCGGTTTACACTCGGTTTCGTCGGTGGCAAATGTCAGGCGTATGGGAGCGAGTCCTTGAACAGATTTCGATTGAACCCGACTTCGAAAATGTGATGATCGATGCGACGATTGTTCGCGTTCATCAACATGGAGCCGGAGCAAAAGGGGGCA AGCAATTTCAGGCAATCGGCCGCTCCAGAGGCGGATTAACAACCAAAATCCATGCAATTGTAGATGCGCTGGGTAACCCTTTGCGTTTTGAACTCACCGGCGGCCAAAATCATGATTGTGTGACCGGTTATGACATGTTGAAATGCATGGAACTCGCTGGAGCAAACGTGTTGGCTGATCGAGCTTATGACACCAATGATATTCTCGATTTTCTTCATGAGCAGCAGGCTCAGCCCGTGATTCCGAGCAAAAAATCTCGTAAGATTCAGCGTGAATGTGACTGGTGGCTCTACAAAGAACGTCATGAAATCGAATGTTTTTTCAACAAGATTAAACACTACCGCCGGATAGCTACCCGGTTCGATAAATTAGCCTGTACGTTTAGAGCTTTTTTGACACTGGCTTCCATTATGGTTTGGTTGGCTTAG
- a CDS encoding GNAT family N-acetyltransferase yields MDINLVPIRKEEKDVLYNLYQFYLYDFSQFTDEDHNGFGKYEITIDYYWEGDPRWNPYFIEISGIKVGFLVVLFENMDTDPDPTHVIYDFMILRKYRGQGIGKAAAIKAFNLYKAKWKVVQLENNTPAISFWRNVIRDFTKDNYIERFRDDVRKYMQEFSTKE; encoded by the coding sequence ATGGATATTAACCTTGTTCCAATAAGAAAAGAAGAAAAAGATGTATTATACAATCTATATCAATTTTATCTCTATGACTTTAGTCAATTTACAGACGAGGATCACAACGGATTTGGAAAATATGAAATAACCATTGATTATTATTGGGAGGGTGACCCTCGATGGAATCCATATTTTATTGAGATTAGTGGAATTAAGGTTGGATTTTTGGTCGTGCTTTTTGAGAATATGGACACTGACCCCGATCCGACACACGTAATCTATGACTTTATGATACTGCGAAAATATAGGGGACAAGGAATAGGTAAGGCGGCTGCAATCAAGGCGTTTAATTTGTATAAAGCAAAGTGGAAAGTAGTACAATTGGAGAATAACACTCCTGCAATATCGTTTTGGAGAAATGTCATAAGGGATTTTACAAAGGATAATTATATAGAGAGATTTAGAGATGATGTAAGGAAATACATGCAAGAATTTAGTACGAAAGAATAG
- a CDS encoding nucleotidyltransferase domain-containing protein, translating into MKTQIKELIDEFINFDKSIKPELEAIILCGSHANGLATDHSDIDLCCIGNFKEFRREYRTFKDYEFQLMIAPWEWYHEVISTYERKGNIGTITSMLANGICWWSYNETRWSALKEEAIKFFGQGPTPVSTDEILRIRRRITELYNNFIDEVDELTSRWIKNQIMTVCVEAHFTIRNWWAVKTKYQINMLRDLDPEFVRFIEESINNDKAVKKLCNYILNPVGGLILSKKEDL; encoded by the coding sequence ATGAAAACACAAATTAAAGAATTAATTGATGAATTTATTAATTTTGATAAGTCTATAAAACCAGAATTAGAGGCAATTATTTTGTGCGGTTCACATGCCAACGGCCTTGCCACCGATCATAGCGATATTGATCTTTGCTGTATTGGCAACTTCAAAGAATTCAGGAGAGAGTATAGAACTTTTAAAGATTATGAGTTTCAATTAATGATTGCCCCGTGGGAATGGTATCATGAAGTTATTAGTACCTATGAAAGGAAAGGCAATATTGGAACAATAACCTCAATGTTGGCTAATGGCATTTGCTGGTGGAGTTACAACGAAACCAGATGGAGCGCCTTGAAAGAAGAAGCAATCAAATTTTTTGGTCAAGGTCCTACTCCAGTATCTACAGATGAGATACTAAGAATTCGGAGACGAATTACAGAGTTGTATAATAATTTCATCGACGAGGTTGATGAATTAACCTCTAGGTGGATTAAAAATCAAATTATGACCGTCTGTGTAGAAGCTCATTTTACAATAAGAAATTGGTGGGCTGTAAAGACTAAATATCAAATTAATATGTTGCGGGATCTTGATCCAGAATTTGTTAGATTTATTGAAGAAAGTATTAATAATGATAAAGCAGTAAAGAAGTTATGTAATTATATATTGAACCCTGTTGGTGGTTTAATTCTGAGCAAGAAGGAAGATCTCTAG
- a CDS encoding AAA family ATPase — MSKIILLRGKAGVGKTFISNELAKRVNVPIIRKDDIFDTVFNYISDNVLRNKFCYEMLLKIIQTNMECNTDIIIDCPFHFNNQLLDLKKHIENNKGIFKPILCICSNEVLWAERFNQRKANPNPNNIITEFEEMKQHYFNRGIESTPLDGELVIDSIKNIDELIKQTITYIENL; from the coding sequence ATGTCAAAGATTATATTACTTCGGGGGAAAGCCGGAGTAGGGAAAACTTTTATTTCAAATGAATTGGCTAAGAGAGTGAATGTACCAATAATCAGAAAGGATGATATTTTTGATACTGTTTTCAATTACATTTCGGATAATGTCCTTAGAAACAAATTTTGTTATGAAATGCTATTAAAGATTATTCAAACAAATATGGAGTGTAATACTGATATTATTATTGACTGCCCATTTCATTTTAATAATCAATTACTTGATTTAAAGAAACACATTGAGAACAACAAGGGAATCTTTAAACCAATATTATGTATCTGTAGCAATGAGGTTCTTTGGGCCGAACGTTTCAATCAAAGAAAGGCTAATCCTAATCCCAACAATATAATCACAGAATTTGAAGAAATGAAACAACACTATTTTAATAGAGGCATAGAATCAACCCCTTTAGACGGTGAATTAGTTATAGACAGTATTAAAAATATAGACGAACTAATAAAACAAACTATCACATATATAGAGAATTTGTAA